A DNA window from Bradyrhizobium barranii subsp. barranii contains the following coding sequences:
- a CDS encoding IS5 family transposase yields MRPKKHRTTGSGDLFRARLDQIINMKHELVQLAGKVDWDWIDGEIAPLYSENGRPGIATRFMIGLLLLKHIYGLSDEGVCERWVHDPYFQFFTGEEFFQHVFPHERSDLSHWRKRLGDKLDLLLAESLRVAHEAGALRGQDLKRVTVDTTVQPKAISFPTDAKLLHAAIKGLNRLARKHSVRLRQSYARVAKAAAMMAGRYAHAKQFKRHQRQLRILRSRLGRIIRVIGRKIEGQAALEEAFALPLSRATQIRSQQQRQRGWKLYSFHAPEVECIGKGKASAPYEFGVKASIVTNNRRAPGGLFVLHARALPDNPYDGHTLRDVIAGTETLTGCSIERAYVDKGYRGHDAPNPRRVFISGQKRGVFGVIKRELRRRSAIEPIIGHLKIDGHLGRCYLKGRAGDAANVVLSAVGHNFRRILAWLRIWLRLILAALWAPFALQMAIKSAS; encoded by the coding sequence ATGCGACCGAAGAAGCACAGGACGACGGGATCTGGCGATCTGTTCCGGGCCAGGCTGGACCAGATCATCAATATGAAGCACGAACTGGTTCAGCTCGCCGGCAAGGTCGATTGGGACTGGATCGACGGCGAGATCGCGCCGCTTTATAGCGAGAACGGTCGACCGGGGATTGCGACCCGCTTCATGATCGGGCTGCTGCTGCTCAAGCACATTTACGGGCTGTCCGATGAGGGGGTGTGCGAGCGTTGGGTCCACGACCCGTATTTCCAGTTCTTCACCGGCGAAGAGTTCTTCCAGCACGTCTTCCCGCACGAGCGCTCGGACCTGAGCCATTGGCGCAAGCGGCTCGGCGACAAGCTGGACCTGCTGCTGGCCGAGAGCCTGCGGGTGGCACACGAGGCCGGTGCGTTACGTGGCCAGGACCTCAAGCGGGTCACGGTCGACACCACGGTGCAGCCAAAGGCCATCAGCTTTCCGACCGACGCCAAGCTGCTGCATGCGGCCATCAAGGGGCTCAACCGCCTGGCGCGGAAGCACAGCGTCAGGCTGCGGCAATCCTATGCGCGCGTGGCCAAGGCCGCGGCGATGATGGCCGGCCGCTACGCCCATGCCAAACAGTTCAAGCGGCATCAGCGGCAGTTGCGCATCCTGCGCTCCAGGCTGGGCCGGATCATCCGCGTCATCGGCCGCAAGATCGAAGGTCAGGCCGCGCTCGAGGAGGCGTTCGCCCTCCCGCTGAGCCGAGCCACCCAGATCCGCTCGCAGCAGCAGCGCCAACGCGGCTGGAAGCTTTATTCCTTCCATGCCCCAGAGGTGGAGTGCATCGGCAAGGGCAAGGCCAGCGCACCTTACGAGTTCGGCGTGAAGGCCTCCATCGTCACCAACAATCGCCGGGCTCCCGGTGGCCTGTTCGTGCTGCACGCCAGGGCGCTACCCGATAACCCGTACGATGGTCACACCTTGCGCGATGTCATCGCGGGCACCGAGACGCTCACCGGCTGTTCGATCGAGCGGGCCTATGTCGACAAGGGATACCGCGGCCACGACGCACCAAATCCCCGTCGCGTCTTCATTTCCGGCCAGAAGCGCGGTGTCTTCGGTGTCATCAAGCGCGAGCTGCGCCGCCGCTCCGCCATCGAACCCATCATCGGACACCTGAAGATCGATGGTCACCTCGGCCGTTGCTACCTCAAAGGCCGCGCAGGAGACGCCGCAAACGTCGTCCTCTCAGCCGTCGGCCACAACTTCCGCCGCATCCTCGCCTGGCTGAGGATCTGGTTGCGCTTAATCCTGGCCGCCTTGTGGGCCCCGTTCGCACTCCAAATGGCGATCAAATCGGCTTCTTAA
- a CDS encoding IS630 family transposase translates to MNVRYRVELSQAEREELTAMLRGGKHAARKLKRAQILLAADIGSRDEEIARTVRVSTSTIYRTKRRFVEGNLDRALSEELRPGAERKLTGKEEALLVATACAKPPAGRRRWTLALLADAMVKLTDHDSLSGETVRRRLADNDLKPWRRDMWCIPHVDGEYVARMEDVLDLYAEAPDPERPLVCFDETPVQLIGEVRQPIPSEPGKRERYDYEYRRNGTVNLFVALDPHRAWRKVKVTERRTAVDYAHCMRELVDVHYPKAACIRVVQDNLSIHAPGALYQAFAPTEARRILRRLEFHYTPKHASWLNMVEIEIGVLQGQCLGRRIDDPKCLKNEIAAWERQRNKARARINWMFTTNKARAKLGRAYPGTPKESKSL, encoded by the coding sequence ATGAATGTACGGTACCGGGTCGAATTGAGCCAAGCCGAGCGAGAGGAACTAACGGCGATGCTGCGCGGCGGCAAGCATGCCGCTCGCAAACTCAAGCGGGCCCAGATTTTGCTGGCGGCCGATATCGGCAGCCGCGACGAGGAGATTGCCCGGACCGTCAGAGTAAGCACCTCCACCATCTATCGGACCAAACGCCGCTTCGTGGAGGGCAATCTCGATCGGGCCTTGAGTGAGGAGCTGCGTCCCGGTGCAGAGCGCAAGCTGACCGGCAAGGAAGAAGCCCTGCTGGTGGCGACTGCATGTGCCAAGCCGCCTGCCGGCCGGAGGCGCTGGACGCTGGCGCTGCTGGCCGACGCGATGGTCAAGCTCACCGATCATGACAGCTTGTCGGGCGAGACTGTGCGCCGCCGGCTGGCCGATAATGATCTCAAGCCGTGGCGCAGGGACATGTGGTGCATTCCCCATGTCGATGGCGAATACGTCGCCCGCATGGAAGATGTGCTCGATCTCTACGCTGAAGCGCCCGATCCCGAGCGACCGCTGGTCTGCTTCGACGAAACCCCCGTCCAGCTCATCGGCGAGGTGCGCCAGCCGATCCCGTCCGAGCCGGGAAAGCGCGAGCGCTACGATTACGAGTACCGTCGCAACGGCACCGTCAATCTCTTCGTCGCCCTCGACCCGCATCGGGCCTGGCGCAAGGTCAAAGTCACCGAACGGCGCACCGCCGTGGACTATGCTCACTGCATGCGCGAACTCGTCGATGTCCATTACCCCAAGGCCGCCTGCATCCGTGTTGTTCAGGACAACCTGTCGATCCATGCCCCCGGCGCCCTCTACCAGGCCTTTGCCCCTACCGAGGCCCGCCGCATCCTGCGCCGCCTCGAGTTCCACTACACCCCGAAACACGCCAGTTGGCTCAACATGGTCGAGATCGAGATCGGCGTCCTCCAAGGGCAGTGTCTCGGCCGCCGGATCGACGATCCAAAATGCCTTAAAAATGAGATCGCAGCATGGGAGCGGCAGCGAAACAAAGCTCGCGCCCGGATCAACTGGATGTTCACAACAAACAAAGCACGCGCCAAACTTGGCCGCGCCTATCCAGGCACCCCCAAAGAGTCAAAATCACTGTGA
- the recD2 gene encoding SF1B family DNA helicase RecD2 produces the protein MKPQPEPSSREVLAGLVERVTYHNDGNGYCVLRIKARGHRELVTVVGHAAVISAGEWITASGEWVNDRTHGQQYRAKFLKTSEPTSLDGIEKYLGSGMIRGIGPVYAKKLVRAFGEKVFDTIEAEPERLREVTGIGPVRANRITAAWAEQKIVREIMVFLHSNGVGTARAVRIYKTYGADAVQVMTENPYRLARDIRGIGFKTADAIAMKLGIEKTAMIRVRAGISYGLTEAMDEGHCGLPTDELVPLAEKLLEVPVELVRIALDLERTAGTVIADSVGETSCVFLAGLHRAERSIAERLIRLANGTLPWPWINPDKALPWVEQRIGLTLAESQVAAIRLALMSKALVMTGGPGVGKTTIVKGILRILAAKGVRLLLCAPTGRAAKRMTEATGFEARTIHRLLEVDPKGGGFKRGEDNPLDCDLLVVDEASMVDVMLMQSLIKAVPDKSALLIVGDIDQLPSVGPGQVLADVISSGAVPVVRLTEVFRQAAQSRIIISAHRINQGAIPDLSLPGTDSDFYFVQASDPETAVQRIIELVKTRIPNRFGLDPIRDIQVLCPMNRGGVGARSLNIELQAALNPAGERKVERFGWTFASGDKVMQIENDYDKEVYNGDIGYIDDVSSEDSELTASFDGRSVIYEFGELDTLVPAYAATIHKSQGSEYPAVVIPVMTQHYTMLQRNLLYTGVTRGKQLVVLVGQKKAVAIAVRNVSGRRRWSKLNEWLASRIASMPTR, from the coding sequence ATGAAACCGCAGCCGGAACCATCAAGTCGGGAAGTTCTTGCTGGCCTTGTTGAGCGCGTCACATACCACAACGACGGGAATGGCTACTGCGTTTTGCGGATCAAGGCGCGCGGCCACCGCGAACTGGTCACTGTAGTCGGGCACGCAGCGGTGATCTCCGCTGGCGAGTGGATTACCGCATCGGGCGAATGGGTCAATGACCGCACCCATGGCCAACAGTACAGAGCGAAGTTCTTAAAGACCTCGGAACCGACATCACTCGATGGCATCGAGAAATACCTCGGCTCCGGGATGATCCGCGGCATCGGGCCAGTCTATGCCAAGAAGCTGGTGCGCGCCTTCGGTGAGAAGGTGTTCGATACCATCGAGGCGGAGCCCGAACGCCTGCGCGAGGTAACGGGCATCGGCCCGGTTCGGGCCAACCGGATCACGGCCGCCTGGGCCGAACAGAAGATCGTTCGCGAAATCATGGTCTTCCTGCACAGCAATGGCGTCGGCACAGCGCGGGCGGTGCGCATCTATAAGACCTATGGCGCGGACGCCGTACAGGTCATGACCGAGAACCCCTACCGCCTCGCGCGTGACATTCGCGGCATCGGCTTCAAGACTGCCGACGCAATCGCGATGAAACTCGGCATCGAAAAGACCGCAATGATCCGGGTTCGGGCCGGGATCTCCTATGGGCTGACCGAGGCGATGGACGAAGGGCACTGCGGTTTGCCGACGGATGAACTGGTGCCGCTTGCCGAGAAGCTGCTTGAGGTCCCGGTGGAACTGGTGCGCATTGCGCTTGATCTCGAACGGACAGCAGGCACAGTCATCGCGGACAGCGTAGGCGAAACGTCATGCGTATTTCTGGCGGGCCTGCATCGGGCGGAGCGTTCGATTGCCGAGCGACTGATCCGGCTTGCGAATGGCACACTGCCCTGGCCATGGATCAATCCAGACAAGGCACTGCCTTGGGTCGAGCAACGGATCGGGCTTACCCTTGCCGAAAGCCAGGTCGCTGCGATCCGGCTCGCATTGATGTCCAAAGCGTTGGTCATGACCGGCGGTCCTGGTGTCGGCAAGACCACCATCGTCAAAGGTATTCTCCGCATTCTCGCAGCAAAGGGCGTGAGGCTCCTGCTATGCGCGCCGACCGGCCGCGCCGCCAAGCGCATGACCGAGGCGACCGGTTTTGAGGCTAGGACGATCCACCGGCTGCTGGAGGTTGACCCCAAGGGCGGCGGCTTCAAGCGCGGCGAAGACAATCCGCTCGACTGCGACCTGCTTGTTGTCGACGAAGCCTCAATGGTAGACGTCATGCTGATGCAGTCACTCATCAAGGCCGTGCCAGACAAGTCTGCCCTTTTGATCGTCGGCGACATCGACCAGCTTCCTTCGGTTGGGCCAGGCCAAGTGCTGGCCGACGTCATCTCATCCGGTGCTGTGCCGGTGGTGCGTCTCACCGAGGTGTTCCGGCAGGCCGCGCAAAGCCGCATCATCATCAGCGCACATCGCATCAATCAGGGGGCCATCCCCGATCTCAGCCTGCCCGGCACGGATAGCGATTTCTACTTCGTGCAAGCGAGCGATCCAGAAACCGCCGTACAGCGTATCATCGAGTTGGTGAAGACACGGATCCCCAATCGCTTCGGCCTCGACCCAATTCGGGACATTCAGGTTCTGTGTCCAATGAACCGGGGCGGCGTCGGTGCGCGCTCGCTAAACATTGAACTGCAGGCGGCTCTGAACCCCGCCGGCGAGCGCAAGGTCGAACGCTTCGGTTGGACGTTCGCGTCCGGCGACAAAGTGATGCAGATCGAAAACGATTACGACAAGGAGGTCTATAACGGTGACATCGGTTATATCGACGATGTCAGTTCCGAAGACAGCGAACTCACCGCAAGCTTCGACGGCCGCTCGGTCATTTATGAGTTTGGCGAGCTCGACACGCTGGTGCCGGCTTACGCAGCAACTATCCATAAGAGCCAGGGTTCGGAATACCCTGCCGTAGTGATCCCGGTGATGACGCAGCACTACACCATGCTGCAACGAAACCTGCTCTATACCGGCGTCACCCGGGGCAAACAACTGGTCGTTCTGGTCGGTCAGAAGAAAGCCGTTGCCATCGCGGTTCGCAACGTTTCGGGGCGGCGAAGGTGGTCGAAATTGAACGAGTGGCTGGCGTCAAGAATAGCATCGATGCCGACAAGATGA
- a CDS encoding transposase, producing the protein MEQSGEEAEADGFVGKLTRRTRSGGRLWSAEIKGRAVFESMKPDARVCDVARRYGVKAQQLTTWRRLARAGRLALVTDDAADFVSIELSDPVASGKSEGPVEITIGKVSVRLDADVSAVRIAEIVTAIERGA; encoded by the coding sequence ATGGAACAATCGGGGGAGGAAGCCGAAGCTGATGGCTTTGTGGGGAAGCTTACGCGCCGGACGCGTTCTGGAGGCCGGTTATGGTCTGCGGAGATCAAGGGGCGCGCTGTTTTCGAGAGCATGAAGCCCGACGCCCGGGTATGTGATGTCGCACGGCGTTATGGTGTGAAGGCCCAGCAGTTGACGACGTGGCGCAGATTGGCGCGTGCTGGCCGGCTCGCATTGGTCACGGACGACGCGGCGGATTTCGTGTCGATCGAGCTGAGCGATCCAGTGGCGTCAGGCAAGAGCGAGGGGCCCGTCGAGATTACGATTGGCAAGGTTTCGGTCCGCCTGGATGCGGACGTGTCGGCGGTGCGGATCGCGGAGATCGTGACTGCGATCGAGCGCGGCGCATGA
- the tnpB gene encoding IS66 family insertion sequence element accessory protein TnpB (TnpB, as the term is used for proteins encoded by IS66 family insertion elements, is considered an accessory protein, since TnpC, encoded by a neighboring gene, is a DDE family transposase.) has translation MIIPAQGLRIVLAVRPVDFRCGHDALAGLVQNTLGLDPHSGLIVVFRSKRADRLKILLWDGTGLVLVYKRLGRDGRFEWPQISDGVMHLTRVQFEALFDHPC, from the coding sequence ATGATCATTCCGGCGCAGGGACTGCGGATTGTGCTTGCTGTGCGTCCTGTTGACTTCCGGTGCGGGCACGACGCGCTGGCCGGTCTTGTGCAAAACACGCTTGGGCTCGATCCGCATTCGGGCCTGATCGTGGTTTTTCGTTCGAAGCGCGCCGACCGGCTGAAGATTTTGCTATGGGACGGCACGGGCCTCGTTTTGGTCTACAAGCGCCTTGGCCGCGATGGTCGTTTCGAGTGGCCGCAGATCAGCGACGGCGTCATGCATCTGACGCGCGTGCAGTTCGAAGCGCTGTTCGATCACCCATGTTGA